A window of Rhodococcus sp. SGAir0479 contains these coding sequences:
- a CDS encoding aminodeoxychorismate lyase — protein MADQVLVTLDGQVRDVDEPLLHVDDLAVVRGDGVFETLLVRDGRACKLVLHLDRLEASASALELPWPGRGLWTRAVEAAAREWGNDREGWMRLVLSRGREAGGPPTAFVTVGPVGERVLRARRDGVSVVTLARGFSVDLAATAPWQLAGAKTLSYATNMAALRHAQARGADDVIFTSSEGRVLEGPRATVVIARGKTLITPPPEQSILAGTTQKALFEVAETKGYQCEYAPLFPSDLIVSEGVWLISSVTLAARVHTLDGLALPPSPAAEDVASMVETAVETVGVD, from the coding sequence ATGGCTGATCAGGTGCTGGTGACGCTGGACGGGCAGGTGCGCGACGTCGACGAGCCGCTGCTGCACGTGGACGATCTCGCCGTGGTTCGCGGCGACGGAGTCTTCGAGACGCTGCTGGTGCGCGACGGCCGGGCCTGCAAGCTCGTGCTGCACCTGGATCGGCTGGAGGCGTCGGCGTCGGCGCTGGAGCTGCCGTGGCCCGGGCGTGGGCTGTGGACCCGGGCGGTCGAGGCGGCGGCGCGTGAATGGGGCAACGACCGCGAGGGCTGGATGCGCCTGGTGCTCAGCCGCGGGCGCGAGGCCGGCGGCCCGCCGACGGCGTTCGTGACCGTCGGACCCGTCGGTGAACGCGTGCTGCGCGCAAGGCGGGACGGGGTCTCGGTCGTCACGCTGGCGCGGGGCTTCTCGGTGGATCTGGCGGCGACCGCGCCGTGGCAGCTGGCCGGCGCGAAGACGCTGTCGTACGCGACCAACATGGCGGCGCTGCGGCACGCGCAGGCGCGGGGCGCGGACGACGTCATCTTCACCAGCAGCGAGGGGCGTGTTCTCGAGGGCCCGCGGGCGACGGTGGTGATCGCGCGGGGTAAGACCTTGATCACTCCGCCGCCCGAGCAGAGCATCCTCGCCGGGACCACCCAGAAGGCGCTGTTCGAGGTCGCGGAGACCAAGGGCTACCAGTGCGAGTACGCCCCCCTGTTTCCCTCCGATCTCATTGTGTCGGAGGGGGTTTGGTTGATCTCCAGCGTCACGTTGGCGGCGCGGGTGCACACCCTCGACGGACTGGCGCTGCCGCCCTCGCCGGCGGCCGAGGACGTCGCCTCGATGGTCGAGACGGCCGTCGAGACGGTCGGGGTCGACTGA
- a CDS encoding cytochrome ubiquinol oxidase subunit I: protein MDVLDVSRWQFGITTVYHFIFVPLTIGLAPLVAIMQTMWVITKKDHWYRLTKFFGKFFLINFALGVATGIVQEFQFGMNWSEYSRFVGDVFGAPLALEGLVAFFLESTFLGLWIFGWGRLPKLVHLATIWLAAVGVNASAFFIIAANSFMQHPVGARFNPENGRAELESIWALLGNNTAWAAFPHAVAGAFLTAATFVAGIAGWWMVRNMRKAKTAAPEDAEALVSDARGMFRPAARMAMLVTIIAGIAVIYTGDVQGKLMFQQQPMKMASAESLCETETDPDFSVLTVGTHNNCDSVTHVIKVPWVLPWLAEGKVSGVTLQGVKDLQVQAEQQFGPGNYRPNLFVTYWSFRAMIGLGVGSAALALAGLWVTRKGRVPDQNWFKWLSLIAIPTPFLANSAGWIFTEMGRQPWVVHPNPTGVDLIRLSVDQGVSDHPTALVVASLTVFTLLYGALGVVWFYLIRRYAIAGPSPHDMHPPGEGPKKGEPDEPGADEQLSFAY from the coding sequence ATGGATGTCTTGGACGTCTCCCGGTGGCAGTTCGGAATCACCACCGTCTACCACTTCATCTTCGTTCCGCTCACGATCGGTCTGGCCCCGCTGGTCGCGATCATGCAGACCATGTGGGTGATCACCAAGAAGGATCACTGGTACCGCCTCACCAAGTTCTTCGGCAAGTTCTTCCTCATCAACTTCGCGCTGGGCGTCGCTACCGGCATCGTGCAGGAGTTCCAGTTCGGCATGAACTGGAGTGAGTACTCCCGCTTCGTCGGTGACGTCTTCGGCGCCCCGCTCGCCCTCGAGGGCCTCGTCGCGTTCTTCCTGGAGTCGACGTTCCTGGGTCTGTGGATCTTCGGTTGGGGCAGGCTGCCCAAACTCGTTCATCTGGCGACGATCTGGCTGGCCGCGGTGGGCGTCAACGCGTCGGCGTTCTTCATCATCGCCGCCAACTCGTTCATGCAGCACCCCGTCGGCGCCCGGTTCAATCCCGAGAACGGGCGGGCCGAACTCGAGAGCATCTGGGCTCTGCTGGGCAACAACACCGCGTGGGCGGCGTTCCCGCACGCGGTCGCCGGTGCCTTCCTCACCGCGGCCACCTTCGTGGCCGGCATCGCCGGTTGGTGGATGGTCCGCAACATGCGCAAGGCCAAGACGGCCGCTCCCGAGGACGCCGAGGCGCTCGTGAGCGACGCACGCGGAATGTTCCGCCCCGCCGCGCGCATGGCCATGCTCGTGACGATCATCGCCGGTATCGCCGTCATCTACACCGGTGACGTCCAGGGCAAGCTGATGTTCCAGCAGCAGCCCATGAAGATGGCGTCCGCGGAGTCGTTGTGCGAGACGGAGACCGACCCGGACTTCTCGGTCCTCACCGTGGGCACGCACAACAACTGCGACAGCGTCACGCACGTCATCAAGGTGCCGTGGGTGCTGCCGTGGCTCGCCGAGGGCAAGGTCTCCGGTGTCACCCTGCAGGGCGTGAAGGATCTGCAGGTGCAGGCCGAGCAGCAGTTCGGTCCGGGTAACTACCGTCCCAACCTGTTCGTCACCTACTGGTCCTTCCGCGCGATGATCGGCCTCGGTGTCGGCTCGGCCGCGCTGGCCCTGGCCGGCCTGTGGGTCACCCGCAAGGGGCGGGTGCCGGACCAGAACTGGTTCAAGTGGTTGTCGCTGATAGCGATTCCGACACCGTTCCTCGCCAACAGCGCCGGCTGGATCTTCACGGAGATGGGCCGTCAGCCGTGGGTGGTGCATCCCAACCCGACCGGTGTCGATCTCATCCGGCTCTCCGTCGACCAGGGCGTCTCCGACCACCCGACCGCGCTGGTGGTCGCCTCCCTGACCGTCTTCACGCTGTTGTACGGCGCGCTCGGCGTGGTGTGGTTCTACCTGATCCGGCGGTACGCGATCGCGGGGCCGTCCCCGCACGACATGCACCCGCCGGGCGAGGGTCCGAAGAAGGGCGAACCGGATGAACCGGGCGCCGACGAGCAACTGTCGTTCGCGTACTAG
- the cydD gene encoding thiol reductant ABC exporter subunit CydD yields the protein MSIATGRPARSRRRAGRRAEGARGPVDPRLWKYSASARGYLILTVVLSAVNVAMVIVSAVLIGTILAGVITSDRRSLADWRTDLAWLAVAVAVRAVAAWLHARYAHRAANRVVSELELEVLQAAVRMPPRALDPRRDEIATVITRGVRALAPYLTGYLPALVLAATLTPATFVVILLQDVTAAMIVVVTLPLIPVFMILIGLLTKGKSERTLAALTRLTGQLLDLIAGLPTLRALGREHGPAARVRELGDAHRKTTMSSLRVAFLSSMVLEMLATLSVALIAVSIGLRLVFGNMGLEAGIVALILAPEVYLPLRMVGTQFHAAEDGLAAATKAFGVLDEAPRRQEPGKTVVEADGAVLELAAVSVRSRSGAAPYRLDATCPPGRVTVLTGPNGSGKSTALQTVLGLTTPDDGCVRVGGVDVAGLDAAGWWAQIAWLPQHPVLVPGTLAENLALVGDVELGSERVRQACRATGFDTVLQEVPHGWDTVVGAGGLGLSLGQRQRLALTRLLVSPRPVMLLDEPTAHLDDATERTVLASLRALAAAGRTVVVVGHRPTVLAAGDDVVEVEARQDRGTR from the coding sequence ATGAGTATCGCAACCGGCCGCCCCGCCCGGTCTCGACGACGGGCGGGGCGGCGTGCGGAGGGGGCCCGCGGGCCCGTCGATCCCCGGCTGTGGAAATACTCGGCGTCCGCGCGCGGGTACCTGATCCTCACGGTCGTGCTCTCGGCGGTGAACGTCGCGATGGTGATCGTATCGGCGGTACTGATCGGCACGATCCTCGCCGGCGTCATCACCTCCGACCGCCGGAGCCTCGCGGACTGGCGGACCGATCTCGCATGGCTGGCGGTGGCGGTGGCGGTGCGGGCCGTCGCGGCGTGGTTGCACGCCCGGTACGCCCACCGCGCCGCCAACCGGGTGGTCTCCGAACTGGAACTCGAAGTGTTGCAGGCGGCGGTGCGCATGCCGCCGCGCGCCCTCGACCCGCGCCGCGACGAGATCGCGACGGTGATCACCCGCGGCGTCCGCGCGCTCGCGCCGTACCTGACCGGCTATCTGCCGGCGCTCGTCCTGGCGGCGACGCTCACGCCCGCGACGTTCGTGGTGATCCTGCTCCAGGACGTGACGGCCGCGATGATCGTGGTGGTGACGCTGCCGCTCATCCCGGTGTTCATGATCCTCATCGGACTGCTGACGAAGGGGAAGTCGGAGCGCACCCTCGCCGCGCTCACCCGCCTGACCGGACAACTCCTCGATCTCATCGCCGGACTGCCGACGCTGCGCGCGCTGGGGCGCGAGCACGGTCCGGCCGCACGCGTCCGCGAACTCGGTGACGCACACCGGAAGACGACGATGTCGTCGCTGCGGGTGGCGTTCCTGTCGTCGATGGTGCTCGAGATGCTCGCGACACTGTCGGTGGCGCTCATCGCCGTGAGCATCGGCCTGCGGTTGGTGTTCGGCAACATGGGACTCGAGGCCGGCATCGTGGCGCTGATCCTCGCGCCCGAGGTGTACCTGCCGCTGCGCATGGTCGGAACCCAGTTCCACGCCGCCGAGGACGGTCTCGCGGCGGCCACCAAGGCGTTCGGTGTCCTCGACGAGGCGCCGCGCCGGCAGGAGCCCGGGAAGACGGTGGTGGAGGCGGACGGTGCCGTCCTCGAACTCGCCGCCGTGAGCGTGCGGTCCCGATCCGGTGCGGCGCCCTACCGGCTCGATGCGACGTGTCCGCCCGGCCGGGTGACGGTGTTGACGGGCCCCAACGGATCCGGCAAGTCCACCGCACTGCAGACCGTTCTGGGCCTCACGACGCCGGACGACGGGTGCGTGCGGGTGGGCGGTGTCGACGTCGCCGGCCTCGACGCCGCGGGCTGGTGGGCGCAGATCGCCTGGCTGCCGCAACATCCGGTGCTCGTCCCCGGCACGCTCGCGGAGAACCTCGCACTCGTCGGCGACGTAGAGCTCGGCTCCGAGCGGGTCCGGCAGGCATGCCGGGCAACCGGATTCGACACCGTGCTGCAGGAAGTGCCGCACGGTTGGGACACCGTCGTCGGGGCCGGGGGACTGGGCCTCTCGCTCGGTCAGCGTCAGCGCCTCGCGCTCACCCGACTGCTGGTCTCGCCCCGGCCGGTGATGCTGCTCGACGAGCCGACCGCGCACCTCGACGACGCCACCGAGCGGACGGTGCTGGCGTCGTTGCGCGCACTGGCCGCCGCCGGACGGACCGTCGTCGTCGTGGGCCACCGGCCGACGGTGCTCGCGGCCGGTGACGACGTCGTCGAGGTCGAGGCCCGACAGGATCGAGGCACCCGGTGA
- the cydB gene encoding cytochrome d ubiquinol oxidase subunit II gives MGLQEFWFILIAVLFVGYFVLEGFDYGVGMLLPTLGNTEVRRRVVINTIGPVWDGNEVWLIVGGGALFAAFPDWYATLFSGFYIPLLLILVALILRICAIEWRGKIDDDKWRWRADLGIMIGSWVPAVLWGVAFANIVRGVAINADKKVTSGFFDLLNPYALLGGITTGLVFALHGAVFVALKTADDVRLDAAELAKKLAIPTVPIAGGFALWTQLAYGKGWTWLLVAVAAVAVIAVVLLTRLEREGWAFVFTTIAIVASVVLLFASLYPNVMPSTISDAYSLTIENASSSPYTLKVMSWAAVVLVPIVLVYQGWTYWVFSKRISTKNIPPSIGLPTKLG, from the coding sequence ATGGGTTTGCAGGAATTCTGGTTCATCCTCATCGCGGTGCTCTTCGTCGGGTACTTCGTGCTCGAAGGATTCGACTACGGCGTCGGCATGCTCCTGCCGACGCTCGGCAACACCGAGGTCCGGCGGCGCGTCGTCATCAACACCATCGGACCGGTCTGGGACGGCAACGAGGTGTGGTTGATCGTGGGCGGCGGCGCGTTGTTCGCGGCCTTCCCGGACTGGTACGCGACGCTGTTCTCGGGCTTCTACATACCGCTGCTGTTGATTTTGGTCGCACTCATCCTGCGCATCTGCGCCATCGAGTGGCGCGGCAAGATCGACGACGACAAGTGGCGATGGCGGGCCGACCTCGGCATCATGATCGGCTCGTGGGTGCCGGCCGTGCTGTGGGGTGTGGCGTTCGCGAACATCGTCCGCGGTGTCGCGATCAACGCCGACAAGAAGGTGACGTCCGGGTTCTTCGATCTGCTCAATCCGTATGCGCTGCTGGGTGGTATCACCACCGGACTGGTGTTCGCGTTGCACGGCGCGGTGTTCGTCGCGCTCAAGACCGCCGACGACGTGCGCCTGGACGCCGCCGAACTGGCGAAGAAGCTCGCGATTCCGACGGTGCCGATCGCCGGTGGCTTCGCACTGTGGACCCAGCTGGCGTACGGCAAGGGCTGGACGTGGCTGCTCGTGGCGGTCGCGGCAGTGGCGGTGATCGCGGTGGTGCTGCTGACCCGGTTGGAGCGGGAGGGCTGGGCGTTCGTGTTCACCACGATTGCGATCGTCGCGTCGGTCGTGCTGTTGTTCGCGTCGTTGTACCCGAACGTCATGCCGTCGACCATCAGTGACGCGTACAGCCTCACGATCGAGAACGCGTCGTCGAGCCCGTACACCCTCAAGGTGATGAGCTGGGCCGCAGTGGTTCTCGTGCCCATCGTGTTGGTCTACCAGGGCTGGACCTACTGGGTGTTCAGCAAGCGGATCTCGACGAAGAACATTCCGCCGTCGATCGGCCTGCCCACCAAGCTCGGATGA
- a CDS encoding DUF1416 domain-containing protein, producing the protein MCGAPVQTQTLPAGVNVEKETVITGRVLAADGQPVGGAFVRLLDDTDEFTAEVVASATGDFRFFAAPGTWKVRALSSTGNGDVTVNPDSAGVYAVDVTVAK; encoded by the coding sequence ATGTGCGGAGCACCTGTTCAGACCCAGACCCTGCCCGCGGGCGTGAACGTCGAGAAGGAGACCGTCATCACCGGCCGCGTCCTGGCCGCTGACGGCCAGCCGGTCGGCGGCGCGTTCGTCCGCCTCCTCGACGACACCGACGAGTTCACGGCCGAGGTCGTCGCCTCGGCGACCGGCGACTTCCGCTTCTTCGCCGCGCCGGGCACGTGGAAGGTCCGGGCCCTGTCGAGCACCGGCAACGGCGACGTGACGGTCAACCCGGACAGCGCCGGCGTGTACGCCGTCGACGTGACGGTCGCGAAGTAG
- a CDS encoding cutinase family protein: protein MGRRVVASAVALVTAVTSWAGGGVAAAEGAAGSADAGSTERAPIVDPNNHGAGCPDILVVAASGAGDSTADRDPFDDKDRVPWANWLGRVTVPFGEVSREQPGEVGWTYVPYPATFGLGVFADVPTYQDSVATGVASLNRILDEKKAQCGDATRFVLLGYSVGAEITERVARDIGRRAETAAVTAADVAGVALVGDPYRPAGTPSLGEPGPAGGGFMSSEPADYGALEGRILYACRPMDISCDAPPDIALLELALGVLGQMRFTIANPVQTFADFGRVASQMSARAIAHIVTREDWFTSDESLLDVLRTVADQTYRDDAAARDATPERVAAVREWALGAGADVVRAKLAAEGAGFVDDNRGIVDLVLKPYLVLGPLQHVLYWEFDANDPWRWDSERVADWIGEVAAAERARGADPAAPHTF, encoded by the coding sequence ATGGGGCGTCGGGTGGTCGCGTCCGCGGTCGCGCTGGTCACGGCGGTGACGTCGTGGGCCGGCGGCGGCGTCGCGGCGGCGGAGGGTGCGGCGGGATCGGCGGATGCCGGTTCCACGGAGCGCGCGCCGATCGTGGATCCGAACAACCACGGGGCCGGCTGTCCCGACATCCTCGTGGTGGCGGCGTCGGGTGCGGGGGATTCGACGGCCGACCGGGACCCGTTCGACGACAAGGACCGGGTGCCGTGGGCCAACTGGCTGGGCCGGGTCACCGTCCCGTTCGGTGAGGTCAGCCGCGAGCAACCGGGCGAGGTCGGCTGGACGTACGTGCCGTACCCGGCGACGTTCGGGCTGGGAGTGTTCGCGGACGTGCCGACGTACCAGGACTCGGTGGCGACCGGCGTGGCCTCGCTGAACCGGATCCTGGACGAGAAGAAGGCGCAGTGCGGCGACGCCACCCGGTTCGTCCTGCTCGGCTACAGCGTGGGCGCGGAGATCACCGAGCGGGTCGCCCGCGACATCGGCCGTCGCGCCGAGACCGCGGCCGTCACCGCCGCCGACGTCGCCGGGGTCGCCCTGGTCGGCGATCCCTACCGGCCGGCCGGCACCCCGTCGCTCGGCGAGCCGGGGCCTGCCGGGGGCGGGTTCATGTCGTCCGAGCCGGCCGACTACGGGGCGCTGGAGGGCAGAATCCTCTACGCGTGCCGGCCGATGGACATCTCGTGCGACGCGCCACCGGACATCGCGCTGCTGGAACTGGCACTCGGGGTGCTGGGGCAGATGCGGTTCACGATCGCGAACCCGGTGCAAACGTTCGCCGACTTCGGTCGCGTCGCCTCGCAGATGTCGGCGCGCGCCATCGCCCACATCGTCACCCGCGAGGACTGGTTCACGTCGGACGAATCGCTGCTCGACGTCCTGCGCACCGTCGCCGACCAGACGTACCGCGACGACGCAGCGGCCCGCGACGCGACGCCCGAACGTGTTGCGGCCGTGCGCGAGTGGGCTCTCGGCGCGGGTGCCGACGTCGTGCGGGCCAAGCTGGCCGCGGAGGGCGCCGGTTTCGTCGACGACAATCGCGGCATCGTGGACCTGGTCCTGAAGCCGTACCTCGTGCTGGGGCCGTTGCAGCATGTTCTCTACTGGGAATTCGACGCGAACGATCCGTGGCGCTGGGACAGCGAACGGGTGGCCGACTGGATCGGGGAGGTGGCCGCCGCGGAGCGGGCGCGCGGCGCGGATCCCGCGGCGCCGCACACCTTCTGA
- a CDS encoding FABP family protein has protein sequence MNQDPDAGSNAQPDDTESHVARGSGDRAVAGAVERAKETAGRNIPTLPDLPLPEDTANLRLGPDLHPGMLALLPLVGVWRGEGEGRDPETGDYAFGQQIVVSHDGGNYLTWEARSWRLDDEGGYVGPDHRESGYWRVAGDGIPGSTNEEVVELLLTHSSGVVELFYGQALTQSSWELATDVVIRSQSGELIGGAKRLYGIVEDGDLAYVEERIVADGPLEPRFSARLQRYIG, from the coding sequence GTGAATCAGGATCCGGACGCGGGCTCGAACGCGCAGCCTGACGACACCGAGTCGCACGTTGCCCGCGGCAGCGGCGACCGGGCGGTTGCAGGCGCGGTAGAGCGCGCGAAGGAAACGGCGGGACGCAACATTCCGACCCTGCCCGATCTCCCGCTGCCCGAGGACACCGCGAATCTGCGGCTCGGGCCGGATCTGCATCCCGGCATGCTCGCCCTCCTGCCCCTCGTCGGCGTCTGGCGCGGCGAGGGCGAGGGACGCGATCCGGAGACCGGCGACTACGCGTTCGGCCAGCAGATCGTGGTGTCCCACGACGGCGGCAACTACCTCACGTGGGAGGCCCGTTCGTGGCGCCTCGACGACGAGGGCGGGTACGTCGGCCCCGATCATCGCGAGAGCGGGTATTGGCGCGTCGCCGGTGACGGTATCCCCGGCAGCACCAACGAAGAGGTCGTCGAACTCCTGCTCACGCACTCGTCGGGTGTCGTCGAACTGTTCTACGGCCAGGCGCTCACGCAGTCGTCGTGGGAGCTCGCCACCGACGTGGTGATCCGCAGCCAGTCCGGCGAACTGATCGGTGGAGCCAAGCGGCTCTACGGCATCGTCGAGGACGGCGACCTGGCGTACGTCGAGGAACGCATCGTCGCCGACGGCCCGCTCGAGCCCCGGTTCTCGGCGCGTCTGCAGCGCTACATCGGCTGA
- a CDS encoding DUF4395 domain-containing protein, with translation MSAPSPQAQQVDVRGPRFAAWITTAVLVVVLLVSTFSTVAAGLLLAAQAVVFAIGAAAGPRRSPYGRVFARLVAPRLGPTVEREPVAPLRFAQLVGLVFAVVGTVAFLAGAGLIGGIATGFALFAALLNAAFGICLGCQLYPLVARMRGAGAPHPA, from the coding sequence ATGTCCGCACCCTCACCTCAGGCCCAGCAGGTCGACGTCCGCGGCCCACGCTTCGCCGCCTGGATCACCACCGCCGTCCTCGTCGTCGTCCTGCTCGTCTCCACGTTCTCGACCGTCGCGGCGGGGCTGCTGCTGGCCGCGCAGGCCGTCGTCTTCGCGATCGGCGCCGCCGCCGGACCCCGACGCAGCCCCTACGGGCGAGTGTTCGCGCGGCTCGTCGCGCCGCGCCTGGGCCCGACGGTCGAACGCGAGCCCGTCGCACCATTGCGGTTCGCGCAACTGGTCGGGCTGGTGTTCGCTGTCGTCGGCACCGTCGCGTTCCTGGCCGGCGCAGGCCTGATCGGTGGGATCGCAACCGGTTTCGCGTTGTTCGCCGCGCTGCTCAACGCCGCTTTCGGAATCTGCCTCGGCTGCCAGCTCTATCCCCTCGTCGCCCGAATGCGCGGCGCCGGGGCACCGCACCCGGCCTGA
- a CDS encoding putative leader peptide, which produces MYANHELMLTRRRAVDLCRLGGCCCPCC; this is translated from the coding sequence GTGTACGCCAACCACGAGCTGATGCTCACCCGACGCCGCGCAGTCGATCTGTGCCGCCTCGGTGGTTGTTGCTGTCCCTGCTGTTGA
- a CDS encoding sulfurtransferase, which translates to MARSDVLVSADWAEQNLDAPKTVFIEVDEDTAAYDGGHIEGAIKLDWRKDLQDGVRRDFLNQEQFSKLLSAKGVANDDTVVLYGGNNNWFAAYAYWYFKLYGHQDVKLIDGGRKKWELDGRPLSKETVTRPATEYKAAAPDTSIRAFRDDVIAAIGSANLVDVRSPDEYSGKILAPAHLPQEQAQQRGHVPGAVNIPWSTTANEDGTFKSDEALAKLYADKGFDDSKETIAYCRIGERSSHTWFVLQEILGKQNVKNYDGSWVEYGSLVGAPIELGA; encoded by the coding sequence ATGGCCCGCTCCGACGTCCTGGTCTCCGCAGACTGGGCCGAGCAGAACCTCGACGCCCCCAAGACCGTCTTCATCGAGGTCGACGAGGACACCGCCGCGTACGACGGCGGCCACATCGAGGGCGCGATCAAGCTCGACTGGCGCAAGGACCTGCAGGACGGCGTCCGCCGCGACTTCCTGAACCAGGAGCAGTTCTCGAAGTTGCTGTCCGCCAAGGGTGTCGCCAACGACGACACCGTGGTCCTGTACGGAGGCAACAACAACTGGTTCGCCGCCTACGCGTACTGGTACTTCAAGCTGTACGGCCACCAGGACGTCAAGCTCATCGACGGCGGCCGCAAGAAGTGGGAGCTCGACGGGCGTCCGCTGTCGAAGGAGACCGTCACCCGCCCGGCCACCGAGTACAAGGCCGCCGCGCCCGACACCTCGATCCGCGCCTTCCGTGACGACGTCATCGCCGCCATCGGTTCGGCGAACCTGGTCGACGTCCGCTCCCCCGACGAGTACTCGGGCAAGATCCTCGCTCCGGCGCACCTGCCGCAGGAGCAGGCGCAGCAGCGCGGCCACGTCCCGGGCGCCGTCAACATCCCGTGGAGCACCACCGCGAACGAGGACGGCACCTTCAAGTCGGACGAGGCTCTCGCGAAGCTGTACGCGGACAAGGGCTTCGACGACTCCAAGGAGACCATCGCCTACTGCCGCATCGGCGAGCGGTCGAGCCACACGTGGTTCGTACTGCAGGAGATCCTCGGCAAGCAGAACGTGAAGAACTACGACGGCAGCTGGGTCGAGTACGGCTCGCTGGTCGGCGCACCTATCGAGTTGGGAGCATAA
- the cydC gene encoding thiol reductant ABC exporter subunit CydC, with protein MNRELLQAVRLLDLQPRRVLAAVAAGVATLGSALALAALSAWLITRAWQMPPVLDLSVAVVAVRALGIARGVFRYLERLATHDTALRGTTSARTMIYRRLADGDPAAAAGLRRGDLLARTGADVDALGDVVVRALIPIAVAAVMAVAAVGLLALISPAGALVLAVALAVSGVFAPWLSARAARMAESESASATALFSETAVTALDHAAELRVAGRLDDVLGGAEQANHDAVRATDRASVPAAFAAAATPLAIGVSVLGALLIGITLYGPDGGAPGAMTPMSLAILVLVPLAAFEATGVLPAAAVALTRARIAAGRILALVDRAGDPRPDGTEVPAGPGHVVARELRCGWPGSERVTAPFDLDIAPGARFAIVGPSGAGKTTLLMTVAGLLPPVSGAVTSDGVPLDRYRSDDLRRQIGFFAEDAHVFDTSVLENLRVARGDLTEEAALDALGAVGLGEWVAQLPRGVHTTLGGGARAVSGGQRRRLLLARALVSPARVLLLDEPTEHLDAADGAAILRALLDRAAGLVDADRTVVLVTHQLPADAPADRVVTVGAADGLPVPHLRESAGSARA; from the coding sequence GTGAATCGTGAACTGCTGCAGGCCGTCCGCCTGCTGGATCTGCAACCGCGCCGCGTGCTCGCGGCCGTCGCCGCGGGGGTGGCGACGCTGGGCAGCGCGCTCGCGCTCGCGGCGCTGTCGGCCTGGCTCATCACCCGGGCGTGGCAGATGCCACCGGTGCTCGACCTGTCGGTCGCGGTGGTCGCGGTGCGGGCCCTCGGCATCGCGCGCGGCGTGTTCCGGTACCTCGAGCGGCTGGCCACGCACGACACCGCGCTGCGCGGCACCACGTCCGCCCGGACGATGATCTACCGGCGCCTGGCCGACGGCGATCCGGCGGCCGCGGCGGGGCTGCGACGCGGGGACCTGCTGGCGCGCACCGGCGCCGACGTCGACGCGCTCGGCGACGTCGTGGTGCGGGCGCTGATCCCCATCGCCGTGGCCGCGGTCATGGCCGTCGCCGCGGTCGGTCTGCTCGCGCTCATCTCCCCGGCCGGTGCGCTCGTCCTCGCGGTGGCCCTCGCAGTGTCCGGGGTGTTCGCACCGTGGTTGTCGGCGCGTGCTGCCCGGATGGCGGAATCGGAGAGTGCCTCCGCGACGGCGCTCTTCAGCGAGACCGCGGTGACCGCGCTCGATCACGCCGCCGAACTGCGCGTGGCCGGTCGGCTCGACGACGTCCTCGGTGGCGCGGAGCAGGCGAACCACGACGCCGTCCGCGCCACCGACCGCGCGTCGGTGCCGGCCGCGTTCGCGGCTGCCGCGACACCGCTGGCGATCGGCGTGAGTGTCCTCGGCGCGCTGCTCATCGGCATCACGCTGTACGGGCCGGACGGCGGCGCCCCCGGCGCGATGACCCCGATGTCGCTGGCGATCCTCGTACTGGTGCCGCTGGCCGCCTTCGAGGCCACGGGTGTACTGCCGGCGGCCGCCGTCGCTCTCACGCGCGCCCGGATCGCCGCCGGACGGATCCTCGCGCTCGTCGACCGGGCGGGGGACCCACGCCCGGACGGCACCGAGGTTCCGGCCGGCCCGGGGCATGTCGTGGCACGCGAGCTGCGCTGCGGGTGGCCGGGCAGCGAGCGCGTGACAGCGCCATTCGACCTCGACATCGCGCCGGGCGCCCGGTTCGCGATCGTCGGCCCCAGCGGCGCCGGGAAGACGACGTTGCTGATGACCGTCGCCGGGCTGTTGCCGCCGGTGAGCGGTGCCGTCACGTCCGACGGGGTGCCGCTCGACCGGTACCGGTCCGACGACCTCCGTCGACAGATCGGGTTCTTCGCCGAGGACGCCCACGTGTTCGACACGTCGGTCCTCGAGAACCTGCGTGTGGCCCGCGGTGATCTCACCGAGGAGGCGGCGCTCGACGCGTTGGGCGCCGTCGGCCTGGGGGAGTGGGTGGCGCAACTGCCGCGCGGCGTGCACACGACGCTGGGCGGCGGGGCGCGGGCCGTCTCGGGCGGACAGCGCCGACGGCTGCTGCTCGCGCGGGCGCTCGTCTCACCGGCCCGGGTGCTGCTGCTCGACGAGCCGACCGAGCACCTGGACGCCGCCGACGGGGCCGCGATCCTGCGCGCGCTGCTCGACCGGGCCGCCGGGCTCGTCGACGCCGACCGGACCGTCGTACTCGTCACGCACCAGCTGCCGGCCGATGCGCCCGCGGATCGAGTCGTCACCGTGGGCGCCGCCGACGGACTCCCGGTTCCGCATCTGCGCGAGAGCGCCGGGTCCGCGCGCGCCTGA